One Archangium lipolyticum DNA segment encodes these proteins:
- a CDS encoding immunity 52 family protein, whose amino-acid sequence MPETFKRIDSYYAGAYWGPRKETPEECARRAEAFLAAIAKIDPAFSRWFELGRSRKDALKRPIEPSGEALEKRVQRGRDRQFEDIGYSVWARNGEPDAYDSCGFNFNCGGYSEGLFNRCVVNLPARGPNAERVLSVPVLTGLVRSMALAWEPDSALATSTMHRDAVTPDGNAGTFVGWIMYFPHSQGRVPPLPAPVRVEPVEDKGTLIVLTPERLTAENPEHVELGRRVHELLNRAGLL is encoded by the coding sequence ACGTTCAAGAGAATCGATTCGTACTACGCCGGTGCGTATTGGGGCCCCAGAAAGGAGACGCCGGAGGAGTGCGCCCGGCGCGCGGAAGCGTTCCTGGCCGCCATCGCGAAGATCGATCCGGCCTTCTCTCGGTGGTTCGAGCTGGGACGGTCGCGCAAGGACGCACTGAAGCGCCCTATCGAGCCCTCCGGCGAGGCCCTCGAGAAGCGGGTCCAGCGAGGCAGGGATCGGCAGTTCGAGGACATTGGCTACTCTGTCTGGGCGCGGAATGGCGAGCCCGACGCCTACGATTCGTGCGGCTTCAATTTCAACTGTGGTGGCTATAGCGAAGGGCTGTTCAATCGCTGTGTGGTCAATTTGCCAGCCCGGGGGCCGAATGCGGAGCGGGTGCTGAGCGTGCCCGTTCTCACCGGGCTGGTACGGAGCATGGCGCTGGCCTGGGAGCCCGACTCTGCCCTCGCCACCTCAACCATGCACCGTGATGCGGTGACACCTGATGGCAACGCGGGGACATTCGTAGGCTGGATTATGTACTTCCCGCATAGCCAGGGCAGGGTTCCGCCGTTACCCGCGCCTGTGCGTGTCGAGCCGGTGGAGGACAAGGGAACGCTCATCGTCCTCACGCCCGAGCGACTCACCGCCGAGAATCCTGAGCACGTCGAGCTCGGCCGGCGTGTACACGAGTTGCTGAACAGGGCCGGCCTCCTGTGA
- a CDS encoding FmdB family zinc ribbon protein, translating into MGDYFQTIVDADVSEDQAPQLAERVREWLVSRLIIEPELSDSALSEPGHRPGPAHTTVLENPSSNAGDAETNGVQFQVGRTVFWTNFEDLTCRACGHRFEPGEGWSDAVDAWYEGDDTVTFPCPKCGQPERLVDWGGEFPWGFGNLGLTFWNWPPLSASFVREVTKVLGHRSVLVRGKL; encoded by the coding sequence ATGGGCGACTACTTCCAAACCATCGTGGACGCGGATGTTTCCGAGGACCAGGCTCCGCAGCTCGCGGAGCGGGTTCGGGAGTGGCTTGTGTCGCGCCTCATCATCGAGCCCGAGCTCTCCGATTCGGCCTTGAGTGAGCCAGGACATAGACCGGGACCCGCGCATACCACCGTCCTGGAGAATCCCTCGTCGAATGCAGGGGACGCGGAGACCAACGGCGTCCAGTTCCAGGTGGGGCGGACCGTCTTCTGGACCAACTTCGAGGACCTGACGTGTCGAGCCTGCGGGCACCGCTTCGAGCCCGGAGAAGGGTGGAGTGATGCTGTGGATGCCTGGTACGAGGGTGACGATACCGTCACCTTTCCTTGTCCCAAGTGTGGACAGCCGGAGCGACTCGTCGATTGGGGCGGCGAGTTCCCATGGGGCTTCGGCAACCTGGGCCTTACCTTTTGGAACTGGCCACCCCTGTCCGCGAGTTTCGTGCGCGAGGTGACCAAGGTGCTGGGACACCGCTCCGTGCTCGTGCGCGGCAAGCTCTGA
- a CDS encoding phytanoyl-CoA dioxygenase family protein encodes MDNQALNISIPLSPTELRQLESEGWLRFPRVLSGKELAEMHAAWDRLAAASPNDSAGNNWGPDLGAEPAFAICQAHPRVLAAVSVFLDDDVHVLRVVGRAPPRGHGRQGLHVDWKGPTPPERQILVNAFWVLDDMALDNGATRIVPGSHRWARVPRGAYAQPQSVHPEERVLEASAGDVIVFSSHIWHAGSLNTSGRRRRLVIAQFGRHEIAAEYMGDY; translated from the coding sequence ATGGACAATCAGGCCCTGAACATTTCCATCCCGCTCTCACCCACCGAGCTGCGGCAGCTCGAGTCCGAGGGATGGCTGCGATTCCCGCGCGTGCTGTCCGGGAAGGAGCTCGCGGAGATGCACGCGGCCTGGGATCGGCTCGCCGCTGCATCGCCGAACGACAGCGCGGGCAACAACTGGGGACCGGACCTCGGCGCGGAGCCGGCCTTCGCGATCTGCCAGGCGCATCCTCGCGTCCTCGCCGCGGTGAGCGTGTTCCTCGATGACGACGTCCACGTGCTCCGGGTCGTAGGCCGCGCACCTCCGCGAGGCCACGGGCGTCAGGGGCTCCATGTCGACTGGAAGGGTCCGACTCCTCCCGAGCGACAGATCCTCGTCAATGCATTCTGGGTGCTCGACGACATGGCGCTGGACAATGGAGCCACACGCATCGTGCCCGGGAGTCACCGGTGGGCACGCGTCCCGCGCGGAGCGTACGCACAGCCCCAGAGTGTCCACCCCGAAGAGCGCGTGCTGGAGGCCAGTGCGGGAGACGTCATCGTCTTCAGCTCCCACATCTGGCACGCCGGCTCACTCAACACGTCCGGGCGCCGGCGCCGGCTCGTCATCGCGCAGTTCGGCCGTCACGAAATCGCGGCCGAGTACATGGGGGATTACTGA
- a CDS encoding tetratricopeptide repeat protein: MATRPAVAWLDYDGRTMLFGKKAPPTRSELITEADRARSKGKLKKAVAGYRKALELEPKDPAVHVKLAPLLARTNEHDAALQSFRTAAQSHLDKGFADKALAVYTQAAETFPAQVALWQQVAQMNLSRGRRADAVRVFLRGRLYLRRKVERPVAIILLKEALALDSTLFTPRLDLARLLASQGQKAEAMALLDPMEKTLEGVQLRQVRWAMLCVTPSLGAGWRWLRAALTGR, encoded by the coding sequence GTGGCAACTCGTCCGGCGGTCGCCTGGCTGGATTACGATGGGCGCACCATGCTCTTCGGAAAGAAAGCACCGCCCACGCGCTCGGAGCTCATCACCGAAGCCGATCGTGCCCGGTCCAAGGGCAAGCTCAAGAAGGCCGTGGCCGGGTATCGCAAGGCGTTGGAGTTGGAGCCGAAGGATCCCGCCGTGCACGTGAAGCTCGCGCCGTTGCTGGCGCGGACGAACGAGCACGATGCGGCGCTTCAGAGCTTCCGGACCGCGGCCCAGAGCCACCTGGACAAGGGTTTCGCGGACAAGGCACTGGCCGTCTACACGCAGGCGGCGGAGACGTTCCCGGCCCAGGTGGCCCTCTGGCAGCAGGTGGCGCAGATGAACCTCTCCCGGGGGCGCCGTGCAGACGCGGTGAGGGTGTTCCTGCGCGGCCGGCTGTACCTGCGCCGGAAGGTCGAGCGGCCGGTCGCCATCATCCTCTTGAAGGAGGCGCTCGCGCTGGACTCCACGCTCTTCACTCCCAGGTTGGACCTGGCACGGCTGCTCGCCAGCCAGGGTCAGAAGGCCGAGGCGATGGCCCTGCTCGACCCGATGGAGAAGACATTGGAGGGCGTGCAACTCCGGCAGGTGCGCTGGGCGATGCTGTGTGTCACCCCGAGTCTGGGTGCCGGGTGGCGGTGGCTGCGCGCCGCGCTGACGGGGCGTTGA